The proteins below are encoded in one region of Lactuca sativa cultivar Salinas chromosome 3, Lsat_Salinas_v11, whole genome shotgun sequence:
- the LOC122197237 gene encoding uncharacterized protein LOC122197237, whose product MDATQSNPINISNSIGSTTKIPILYTHDYEVWAHHFEDYVIGSEDNGFLIWEAIINGPFSHSATSRVIKTQKEYNDLLRDVTNLAQDEKDKFQCNIKALRLIRFALQSDTFRLVSSCTTAKEVWDRLRELYSTDEDLEHSIQTLLLSEFGEFRQGAEETVTQTFDRFNHLLSKMIKHDIERKLIEQKVTFLNGLRSEWRAVVSTVKAHEQFKSYSLAKLVGILKSQEKIVVQEKNVVSSLGSLALLSKSKAVMEDEELNLEEYDLTTEDYAMMVSNPKRFIKKRFPSNKNRNWQGSYSSEKANSEPKAEESKKEPKADGDSGVSCFYCGGKNHYAKDCVLKKMAEKDDGKDEEAVLQKRLDELRKKKSTANPSINALIVQGSVNNDEFGSTEVWSTDSEDEEVRKPTHGKAYMAKEESSGGKCFMVSSASQMRGYNTDGGSNGPKVQEDMCFTAKPLSQQFNELDELIKKVQSVFISSKVPSSSYEKELKSVNTRISHLDSSLTQTRVTNSNLTDQLSRVASKSEERRMWIELKESELIKVKDENIYLQRDNLKLLKQRNVFCLIAKRLYSNITQLHLDCEIGKKIHRMILPFLEFKEDEIDAEVYNCESVISSDDVNPSYQIGLDKIESFIKSKDHKDMLKNLLDENDRLKLRTETIQKFDSLNAKVSSENKIDVENASELNEDENMSEISVEDTVDCSEFVKSETENHKNLISENSVEFARLSQQKSPKLVEKAVVYQKVRTTPNQVYKVTGVTEHQTAELTAIVNEDNADGCDEFFWEAPIDNGNETVGLSERTSWMKKGRYIPEPLNKPDNFSEPSTSGTKDTPQEGDHSAKEDIPSTPTARSETSSDTPSTSSGQTESSSNIPSAPSAQRKTPKDQKEPARVTSKAKANVHHQPKQMRDKKIERNLRYRKNLSERKQFWHSQNAYYSHKDKNLRFENNDNSNNRKPRFGSQEDTNRKPRFGSQEDINRKPRFGSHENTNRKQRFGSEKDFNRNQRFGSKNNSNRTQRFGSEVRREQDLKVKPTNDQKLKGHLESSARKTPPSPSKFSRSNSSRHSTPTHSSSSCSKANPTFPQKSHSSAEQKGKQKVDESRPEPKGNQPNLNKIKVFTIKKKDETTLIKRTYLVDISLTIPVPMKSSHGPKKLWVPKSA is encoded by the coding sequence atggacgcaacgcaatcaaaccctattaatatttccaacagcattggttcgacgacaaagattccaatcttatacacccatgactacgaagtatgggcacatcattttgaagattacgtgattggatcggaggacaatggttttctcatatgggaagccattatcaatggaccattttctcattcagcgacatccagagttattaagacgcaaaaagaatacaacgatttgctcagGGACGTGACAAATCTTgcacaggatgagaaagataaattccagtgcaacattaaggcactaaggttgatcagattcgcccttcagtccgacacattccgactagtcagctcatgcactacagcgaaggaagtgtgggatagacttcgcgaactgtattcaacagacgaagatcttgaacactccattcaaaccttgcttctatctgagtttggagaattcaggcaaggagccgaagaaaccgtgacccagacgtttgatcgcttcaatcatcttctcagcaagatgatcaaacacgacattgaaaggaagctcatcgaacaaaaggttactttcttgaacggactgagatcggaatggagagcagtagtttccacagtcaaagcccatgaacagtttaaatcatactctttggcgaaacttgtgggtattctaaagtcccaagagaagattgttgttcaagagaagaacgtggtgtcaagtcttggttcgttggccctcctatctaaaagtaaagctgtgatggaggatgaagagctcaacttggaagaatatgacctcacaactgaggattatgccatgatggtatccaatcctaagaggttcataaagaagaggttccccagcaacaaaaaccgaaactggcaggggagttatagctctgagaaGGCAAAcagtgaaccgaaggctgaggagtccaagaaggaaccgaaggcagatggcgattccggagtaagctgtttttattgtggtggcaagaaccactatgctaaggactgtgtccttaaaaagatggctgaaaaggatgacggaaaggacgaggaagccgtactgcagaagaggttggatgagttgaggaagaaaaagtccaccgctaacccttctattaatgctcttattgtgcagggttcggttaataatgatgagttcggtagcaccgaagtttggtctactgactcagaagacgaagaagtgaggaagcctactcatggaaaggcttacatggctaaggaggaaagcagtggtggaaaatgcttcatggtgtcaagcgcatctcaaatgaggggatacaacaccgatggaggaagcaatggaccgaaagtgcaggaagacatgtgcttcacagccaaaccactcagccaacagttcaatgagcttgatgaactgataaagaaggtacaatctgtttttatttcatctaaagtaccatcatcctcatatgagaaagaactaaaaagcgttaacacaagaatttctcatttagatagtagcttaactcaaactagagtcaccaattctaacctgactgatcaattaagcagggtggcgtcgaagagtgaggagcggcgtatgtggattgagttaaaagagtcggaattaattaaagtcaaagacgaaaacatttatttgcagagagacaatttgaaattgttaaaacaacgaaatgttttttgtttaatagctaaacgtttatattccaatataacTCAGTtgcacttggattgtgagataggcaaaaagatccatcgtatgattctaccattccttgaatttaaggaggatgaaatcgatgccgaagtctacaattgtgagagtgtgatttcgtctgatgatgtcaacccatcttatcaaattggactggacaaaattgagtccttcattaaatccaaagaccataaggacatgctcaaaaatcttctggacgaaaatgatagacttaaactgagaaccgaaaccatacaaaagtttgactctctaaatgccaaagtaagctcagaaaataaaattgatgttgaaaatgcatctgagcttaacgaggatgaaaacatgagtgaaatttctgtagaggatacggttgactgctcagaattcgtgaaaagcgaaactgaaaaccacaaaaatcttatttctgaaaattctgtggaattcgctagattgtcccaacaaaagtctccgaaattagtagaaaaggctgttgtctatcaaaaggtcagaactactccgaatcaggtatacaaagtgactggagtaaccgaacatcagacagctgaactcacggctattgttaacgaagacaatgctgatggctgtgatgagttcttctgggaagctcctattgacaatggaaacgaaaccgttggcctatctgaaagaacctcttggatgaagaaagggagatacatacctgaacctttgaacaagcctgataatttcagtgaaccaagcacaagtggtactaaagacactcctcaagagggtgatcattcggcaaaagaagacattccttcaacaccaacagctcgaagtgaaacttcatcagatactccttccacttcctcagggcaaactgagtcTTCGTCAAATATTCCCTCTGCACcctcagctcaaagaaaaactcccaaagatcaaaaggaaccagccagggtgacatcaaaagcgaaagcgaacgttcatcatcaacctaaacagatgagggataaaaagatagaaaggaacctaagatacaggaaaaacctttctgaaaggaaacaattctggcactcccaaaaTGCATACTATTcgcacaaggacaagaatctgaggtttgaaaataatgataattccaacaaccgaaagccaaggttcggttcgcaagaagataccaaccgaaagccaaggttcggttcgcaagaagatatcaaccgaaagccaaggttcggttcgcatgaaaataccaaccgaaagcaaaggttcggttctgaaaaggatttcaaccgaaaccaaaggttcggttccaagaacaactccaaccgaactcagaggttcggttctgaagtcagaagagaacaagacttaaaggttaaacccaccaacgatcaaaagctaaagggtcacctagagtcatcagcaaggaagacacctccatccccatccaaattctctcgatCTAACTCTTCTCGTCATTCTACTCCTACTCACTCATcttcatcttgctctaaagctaatcccacttttcctcaaaaatctcattcatcagctgaacagaagggaaagcaaaaaGTCGATGAATCCAGGCCTGAGCCTAAAGGAAACCaacctaatcttaacaaaataaaagttttcaccattaaaaagaaagatgaaacaactttgattaaaagaacatatcttgttgatatctctctaactattcctgttcccatgaaatcctcacatggacccaagaaactttgggttcctaaatctgcttaa